In the genome of Persephonella sp. KM09-Lau-8, one region contains:
- a CDS encoding GGDEF domain-containing protein has protein sequence MNDIVRFEIDRKTAIFTVISFLGIASLLFFSIANFLLYSKLVGVIDFSFSVLFLLNYLVFIKKRNIDLSSNIFVFLAFILLILLFVTGGFYKNGIFWIYTFPLISFYLLNTYRAFVLNIAFILGLLLSLGINYVLFSKIPYSLYTVMEAIFSYTVVFLVSFHFSKTTEELINKIKDRLIYDPLTGLFNRNFVFPYMEKFLEKFKRNPEYKFCVAYVDLDNFKKVNDTKGHLEGDRVLKEVADIFQKNIRKYDVIARIGGDEFLIVFDSCEEDVIKERLEKIKKEVENKFREYGISISYGIVTIPKDGCTDPDDILSKADSRMYEQKNEKLRKKLIATLN, from the coding sequence ATGAATGATATAGTCAGATTTGAAATTGACAGAAAAACTGCCATTTTCACAGTAATATCTTTTTTAGGAATTGCATCGCTACTATTTTTTTCTATTGCTAATTTTCTGTTATATTCAAAATTAGTAGGAGTTATAGATTTTTCTTTTTCTGTATTGTTTTTGCTTAATTATTTAGTTTTTATAAAAAAAAGGAATATAGATTTATCATCAAACATTTTTGTATTCCTCGCATTCATATTACTAATACTCCTATTTGTCACAGGAGGTTTTTATAAAAACGGTATATTCTGGATTTACACTTTTCCATTAATTTCCTTTTATCTTTTAAATACATATAGAGCTTTTGTTTTAAACATTGCTTTTATCCTTGGATTATTACTTTCATTGGGTATTAATTATGTGCTCTTTTCCAAAATCCCTTATTCTTTATACACCGTGATGGAAGCTATATTTTCATATACAGTTGTTTTCTTGGTATCATTTCATTTCTCGAAAACAACTGAAGAACTGATTAACAAAATAAAAGATAGATTGATCTATGATCCCTTAACAGGTTTATTTAACAGAAATTTTGTATTTCCATATATGGAAAAATTCTTAGAAAAATTTAAGCGAAATCCTGAATATAAGTTTTGTGTAGCATACGTGGATCTGGATAATTTCAAAAAAGTAAATGATACAAAGGGACATCTGGAAGGGGATAGGGTCTTAAAAGAAGTTGCAGATATCTTTCAAAAAAATATAAGGAAATATGATGTGATAGCAAGGATAGGCGGGGATGAATTTTTAATTGTGTTCGATTCTTGCGAGGAGGATGTAATTAAAGAAAGATTAGAAAAAATAAAAAAAGAAGTAGAAAATAAATTTCGAGAATATGGTATATCCATAAGCTATGGTATAGTAACCATCCCAAAGGATGGTTGCACAGATCCAGATGATATTTTATCTAAAGCCGACTCCCGTATGTATGAACAAAAGAATGAAAAGCTCAGAAAAAAATTAATAGCCACTTTGAACTAA
- the hisA gene encoding 1-(5-phosphoribosyl)-5-[(5-phosphoribosylamino)methylideneamino]imidazole-4-carboxamide isomerase, producing the protein MGLKSFIIPAVDIKDGKAVRLFKGDPNAVTIYGDDPVSVAKQWEEKGAQHLHIVDLDGAFEGKPKNYKIVEKIVSSVSIPVEFGGGLRSFEAAKTMLDIGVERIVIGSLAYTNKDEFMKIIDAFPNKVIVGIDAKDGKVAIKGWLEKTEYTPLEFAKQYDELDIWGFLYTDVNRDGAMVGPNIEGTKKLAENLKHPVIASGGVGSVEDVIKLYQLKEYGVYGVVVGKALYEGKIKLEELED; encoded by the coding sequence ATGGGACTGAAATCCTTTATTATTCCAGCAGTTGATATAAAAGATGGAAAAGCAGTAAGGCTTTTTAAAGGAGACCCTAATGCTGTAACCATTTACGGAGATGACCCTGTTTCTGTGGCGAAGCAGTGGGAAGAAAAAGGAGCACAGCATCTCCATATCGTTGACCTTGACGGTGCATTTGAAGGGAAACCTAAAAACTACAAAATAGTTGAAAAAATTGTGTCTTCAGTTTCTATCCCTGTTGAGTTTGGAGGCGGTCTTAGAAGTTTTGAGGCTGCAAAGACAATGCTTGATATAGGCGTAGAGAGAATAGTTATCGGTAGCCTTGCTTATACCAATAAAGATGAATTCATGAAAATAATTGATGCTTTTCCAAATAAAGTTATAGTTGGTATAGATGCCAAAGATGGCAAAGTGGCAATAAAAGGCTGGCTTGAGAAAACTGAATATACCCCACTTGAGTTTGCAAAGCAGTATGATGAGCTTGATATTTGGGGATTTTTATATACGGATGTTAACAGGGACGGGGCTATGGTAGGTCCCAATATTGAAGGAACAAAAAAACTGGCAGAGAACCTTAAGCATCCTGTAATTGCCTCAGGTGGAGTTGGAAGTGTTGAGGATGTGATAAAACTATATCAGCTTAAAGAATACGGAGTTTACGGTGTTGTTGTAGGTAAAGCCCTTTATGAAGGAAAAATAAAATTAGAGGAGTTGGAGGACTGA
- a CDS encoding DUF177 domain-containing protein, protein MSELFINLKNELKNEDYIERDFSVPFDSLDLPEEYSSKEKDVKVHMFIFKEKDGYLVSLSIKSDIQMECDRCLEPFNMDLEGTSNIFLSKKKLEGGELHEDDLIARYLEDEEKFNVSELLREEILVQTPMKALCDENCKGICPVCGANKNENPCDCEKKLKREMSPFAKLQTLLEKKK, encoded by the coding sequence GTGTCTGAGTTATTTATAAATTTAAAAAATGAGCTTAAGAATGAGGATTATATTGAAAGGGATTTTTCTGTCCCATTTGATAGCTTAGATTTACCTGAGGAGTATTCCTCAAAAGAAAAAGATGTAAAAGTTCATATGTTCATTTTTAAAGAAAAAGATGGATATCTGGTATCTTTGTCTATAAAAAGTGATATCCAGATGGAATGCGACAGATGCCTTGAGCCGTTTAATATGGATTTAGAAGGAACAAGTAATATTTTTCTTTCTAAAAAGAAACTTGAAGGTGGAGAACTCCACGAAGATGACCTTATAGCAAGATATCTTGAAGATGAAGAAAAATTCAATGTATCAGAGCTTTTAAGGGAAGAAATACTTGTTCAAACACCGATGAAAGCTCTTTGTGATGAAAATTGCAAAGGTATATGTCCTGTATGTGGTGCAAACAAAAATGAAAATCCATGTGATTGCGAGAAAAAACTAAAAAGAGAAATGTCTCCTTTTGCAAAACTTCAGACTTTACTTGAAAAGAAAAAGTAA
- a CDS encoding RidA family protein: MQIIETDKAPKAIGPYSQAIKYESFVFVSGQIAIDPETQEFIGGSVEKQTERVMENIKAILEEAGLNMNHVVKTTIYLKDINDFEKVNEVYGRYFTEHKPARATVEVSNLPKGALVEIEVIAGI, from the coding sequence ATGCAAATAATAGAAACAGACAAAGCACCAAAGGCTATTGGTCCCTACTCACAGGCTATAAAATATGAAAGCTTTGTGTTTGTATCTGGCCAGATTGCCATTGACCCTGAAACACAGGAGTTTATCGGAGGAAGTGTAGAAAAGCAAACAGAAAGGGTAATGGAAAATATAAAGGCTATTCTTGAAGAAGCAGGACTTAACATGAATCATGTTGTTAAGACAACAATTTATCTGAAGGATATAAATGATTTTGAAAAGGTCAACGAAGTTTACGGTAGATATTTTACAGAGCATAAACCTGCCAGAGCTACTGTTGAGGTAAGTAATTTACCCAAAGGAGCTCTGGTGGAAATAGAAGTAATCGCAGGAATATAA
- the plsX gene encoding phosphate acyltransferase PlsX — translation MYIALDAMGGDYAPQSNVKGAVLFAKEYNIGVYLVGNKEILEKELEKAGGKGLPIEIVHAEEVIGMDEPPSVAVRKKRKSSMYIAGKLVREGKAQAFVSAGNTGAAMAISKFVVGAAEGIERPGIAVAFPTKKGKPTVLIDVGANVDCRPKHLLYFAVMGHTYVKEILKSSDSPKVGILSIGEEEGKGNDLVKDTYPLLKMTGLNFVGNAEGRDIFTGDFDVIVCDGFVGNIVLKTSESLGTIIVEMIKQEVEKSFISKIGAALMLPALKRFKKKADFAEYGGAPLLGTKGTCIITHGRADAKAIKNALKVASQFEETHFNDKLRENLTNLLPEELRE, via the coding sequence TTGTATATAGCTCTTGATGCTATGGGGGGTGATTATGCCCCTCAGAGCAATGTAAAAGGTGCCGTATTATTTGCAAAAGAATATAATATTGGCGTTTATTTAGTAGGTAATAAGGAAATATTAGAAAAGGAACTGGAAAAAGCAGGAGGAAAAGGCCTTCCTATTGAGATTGTCCATGCAGAAGAAGTCATAGGTATGGACGAACCGCCATCTGTTGCTGTCCGTAAAAAAAGAAAATCTTCAATGTATATTGCTGGAAAACTTGTCCGAGAAGGCAAAGCTCAGGCCTTTGTTTCAGCAGGAAATACCGGTGCGGCAATGGCTATCTCCAAATTTGTTGTTGGTGCAGCAGAAGGAATAGAAAGACCAGGTATTGCTGTTGCCTTTCCTACAAAGAAAGGAAAACCAACAGTTCTCATAGATGTCGGAGCTAATGTTGATTGCCGTCCAAAACATCTTCTTTATTTTGCAGTAATGGGACATACCTATGTAAAGGAAATCTTAAAGAGTTCAGACTCTCCAAAAGTTGGAATACTCAGCATTGGAGAAGAAGAGGGAAAAGGTAATGACCTTGTTAAAGACACATACCCTCTTTTAAAAATGACAGGGTTGAATTTTGTAGGTAATGCTGAAGGTAGAGATATCTTTACCGGTGATTTTGATGTAATCGTATGTGATGGATTTGTTGGAAATATAGTGCTTAAAACAAGCGAGAGCCTTGGAACGATTATAGTTGAAATGATAAAACAGGAAGTTGAAAAAAGTTTTATATCAAAAATTGGTGCTGCTTTAATGCTACCAGCTCTTAAAAGATTTAAGAAAAAGGCTGATTTTGCAGAATATGGTGGGGCTCCGCTTTTAGGGACAAAGGGAACATGTATCATAACCCACGGAAGAGCAGACGCAAAAGCTATAAAAAATGCTTTAAAAGTAGCTTCCCAGTTTGAAGAAACCCATTTTAATGATAAACTAAGGGAAAACCTCACAAATCTATTACCTGAGGAGCTAAGGGAGTAG
- the miaB gene encoding tRNA (N6-isopentenyl adenosine(37)-C2)-methylthiotransferase MiaB yields the protein MKKYYIRTFGCQMNVNDSQKMAGILKSLGYEPARDWEEADVILVNTCSVREKPDQKVLSALGEFKKIKNKNPDAIIGVCGCLAQRAGYEILQKAPFIDMVFGTTNIHHLPQLLKEAEAGNKAVEIIEDIDANETELDKYPTVRDNKYTAYVTIIRGCDKKCTYCIVPYTRGKERSRRIGEILQEVQWLVEDGVKEIHLIGQNVTAYGKDLGDVKFYELLYAVANIDGVERIRFTTGHPRDLDEETIKAMAEIPQVCEHLHLPIQAGSDRILKAMDRGYTQKEYLHKIELLKKYIPNIALSTDIIVGFPGETYEDYLETIKVLKEVEYDQVFAFKYSPRPGTPAAQMKMTEKPETVSKWLNDLINLQKDISFKKNREYENKIVEVLVEEEKDGKFVGRTRTNKLVHFESRHNLLGEIVNLRISKANRFSLEGELVEELV from the coding sequence TTGAAAAAATATTACATAAGAACATTCGGCTGTCAGATGAACGTAAATGACAGTCAAAAAATGGCAGGAATTCTAAAAAGTTTAGGTTATGAACCAGCAAGAGACTGGGAAGAAGCCGATGTTATTCTGGTCAATACCTGCTCCGTCCGTGAAAAACCAGACCAAAAGGTTTTATCGGCACTGGGAGAATTCAAAAAAATAAAAAATAAAAATCCAGATGCAATTATAGGTGTTTGTGGTTGTCTGGCACAAAGAGCAGGTTATGAAATTCTCCAGAAAGCACCATTTATTGATATGGTATTTGGGACAACCAATATTCATCATCTTCCACAGCTTCTAAAAGAAGCAGAAGCAGGAAACAAAGCAGTTGAAATCATAGAAGATATAGATGCAAATGAAACAGAATTAGACAAATACCCAACTGTCAGAGATAACAAATACACAGCTTATGTAACAATTATAAGAGGCTGTGATAAGAAATGCACATACTGTATAGTCCCTTACACCAGAGGAAAAGAAAGAAGCAGAAGAATTGGGGAAATACTACAGGAAGTTCAGTGGCTTGTTGAAGATGGTGTCAAAGAAATACACCTGATAGGCCAGAATGTAACTGCTTACGGTAAAGACCTTGGAGATGTTAAGTTTTATGAACTGCTTTACGCAGTTGCTAATATAGATGGTGTAGAAAGAATTAGATTCACAACAGGACACCCAAGGGATTTAGATGAAGAAACTATAAAAGCAATGGCAGAAATCCCTCAGGTTTGTGAACATCTCCACCTTCCAATACAGGCAGGTTCAGATAGAATTTTAAAAGCTATGGATAGAGGGTATACCCAGAAGGAATATCTTCATAAAATAGAACTTCTAAAAAAATACATTCCAAATATAGCCCTTTCCACAGACATAATAGTTGGATTTCCTGGAGAAACTTATGAAGACTACCTTGAAACAATTAAAGTTCTAAAAGAAGTAGAATATGACCAGGTTTTTGCCTTTAAATACTCCCCAAGACCAGGAACACCAGCAGCACAAATGAAAATGACAGAGAAACCGGAAACTGTAAGCAAATGGCTGAATGACTTGATAAATCTCCAAAAAGACATTAGTTTTAAGAAAAATAGGGAATATGAGAATAAAATAGTTGAAGTTCTGGTTGAAGAAGAAAAAGACGGAAAATTTGTAGGAAGAACCAGAACAAATAAACTTGTTCATTTTGAAAGCAGGCATAACTTATTAGGAGAAATAGTTAATCTCAGAATAAGCAAAGCCAACAGATTTAGTCTTGAAGGAGAATTAGTAGAGGAATTAGTATAA
- a CDS encoding DUF4139 domain-containing protein: protein MRKILTGLAVLIIGQSFAQTIFPQITGLEIHRNTAFIKEKVSATSTATIILPHNIDINRLNISLQPDTCNILQITQTKPEYPQEYKNLQNQIEQLNQKLQTIDSQLRALEKIQLDPKGLDENISKIGNIYEEKIKEREKTKKQISQLQKKLEKIRKKYQTAIKLKTDCQTPQLKLKIPEKITGQQQYSIYASTFNKKIKILNHLSIKNQTDFEFRNISVEYYPYMKTPAIQPPPFNRPVFRTPKLYMKQAEALPQTQIIETETKFFYTVKSVNIPAKSSVKVSVQKKEYPAEFSIFIDGYATATPFLMAVFKPDQNFPPSMASFYVDGVFIGKGRLKPLSEGEKNKLYLGEDVFVKVNKYLKENKIEKAFLGKIVTTKIWHYTIKNKHKKAMKIVLVDRVPVQRTEEEEIQPISSKKWKKIEANGKIIWEFTLQPDSTLELDFGYKIIRTKE from the coding sequence ATGAGAAAAATCTTAACAGGACTGGCTGTTTTGATTATCGGCCAGTCCTTTGCACAAACCATTTTTCCACAAATAACAGGACTGGAAATCCACAGAAACACCGCCTTTATTAAAGAAAAAGTATCAGCAACCAGCACTGCCACAATAATTCTTCCACATAATATAGACATAAACCGCCTAAATATTTCTCTTCAACCAGACACCTGTAATATTCTCCAGATTACACAGACAAAACCGGAATATCCTCAGGAATACAAAAATCTTCAGAACCAAATAGAGCAGTTAAACCAGAAACTGCAGACTATAGACAGCCAGCTAAGAGCACTGGAAAAAATCCAGTTAGACCCAAAGGGATTAGATGAAAACATAAGCAAAATTGGAAATATTTATGAGGAAAAAATAAAGGAAAGGGAAAAAACAAAAAAACAGATTTCCCAATTACAGAAAAAATTAGAAAAAATCAGGAAAAAATACCAGACAGCAATAAAACTAAAAACGGACTGCCAGACACCCCAGCTAAAGCTAAAAATACCTGAGAAAATCACAGGCCAACAGCAATACAGCATTTATGCGTCAACATTTAATAAAAAAATTAAGATATTGAACCATCTTTCTATAAAAAACCAGACAGATTTTGAGTTTAGAAATATATCTGTTGAATACTATCCATATATGAAAACACCAGCTATCCAACCACCACCATTTAACAGACCTGTTTTTAGAACACCAAAACTTTATATGAAACAGGCAGAGGCACTACCCCAAACCCAAATAATAGAAACAGAAACTAAATTTTTCTATACGGTAAAAAGTGTAAATATTCCCGCAAAAAGTTCAGTAAAAGTAAGCGTTCAGAAAAAAGAGTATCCTGCTGAATTCAGTATTTTTATTGACGGCTATGCTACAGCCACACCATTTTTAATGGCTGTGTTTAAACCTGACCAGAATTTTCCACCTTCAATGGCCAGTTTTTATGTGGATGGAGTTTTTATAGGAAAAGGTAGATTAAAACCTCTATCTGAAGGAGAAAAAAATAAACTTTATTTAGGTGAGGATGTTTTTGTAAAGGTAAATAAATATCTAAAAGAAAATAAAATTGAAAAGGCATTTTTAGGAAAGATAGTAACCACAAAGATATGGCATTACACAATAAAAAATAAGCACAAAAAAGCTATGAAGATTGTCCTCGTTGACAGAGTTCCCGTTCAGAGAACAGAAGAAGAAGAAATCCAGCCAATTTCTTCAAAAAAATGGAAAAAAATAGAAGCAAATGGCAAAATTATCTGGGAGTTTACTCTCCAACCAGATAGCACTCTGGAACTGGATTTTGGATACAAAATCATAAGAACAAAAGAATAA
- a CDS encoding beta-ketoacyl-ACP synthase III, producing the protein MKAEIKGIGMYVPPRVLTNYDLEKILDTSDEWITTRTGIKERHIAEEWEKASDLALPACKEALENAGMSPKDIDAVIVATSTPDMTFPSTACFLADKLGCSKPMAFDISAACSGFIYGLTIGNSFITSGQFKNVLVVGAEVFSHIIDWSDRSTAVIFGDGAGAVVLSATENGSGILSAVMKSDGSHWGSLYCPVGEKLRMRGRETFKLAIKSMENASLKALHEAGITLADISLVIPHQANIRIINALAEKLGLPEDKVFSNIHKYGNTSAASIPIAMYEAWKEGKIKKGDYILLTAFGGGLTWGAIVLQF; encoded by the coding sequence ATAAAGGCTGAAATCAAAGGTATTGGGATGTATGTCCCACCCCGTGTTCTCACAAATTATGATTTAGAAAAAATTCTTGATACATCAGATGAATGGATAACAACCAGAACAGGAATAAAAGAGAGACATATAGCAGAGGAATGGGAAAAAGCCAGTGATTTGGCACTTCCAGCCTGCAAAGAAGCTTTAGAAAATGCAGGAATGTCCCCCAAAGACATAGATGCTGTAATAGTAGCAACATCTACTCCTGATATGACATTTCCATCAACTGCATGTTTTCTTGCTGATAAGCTGGGTTGTTCTAAACCTATGGCTTTTGATATATCAGCTGCCTGCAGTGGTTTTATTTATGGTCTTACAATAGGAAACTCTTTTATCACTTCAGGTCAGTTTAAAAATGTTCTTGTGGTTGGTGCTGAAGTTTTTTCCCATATAATAGACTGGTCAGATAGATCAACGGCTGTTATATTCGGAGATGGTGCTGGGGCTGTAGTGTTATCGGCTACTGAGAATGGAAGTGGTATTTTATCTGCAGTTATGAAATCTGACGGTTCCCACTGGGGTTCACTCTATTGTCCTGTTGGGGAAAAACTTAGAATGAGAGGAAGAGAAACATTTAAACTGGCAATTAAATCAATGGAAAATGCTTCTTTAAAAGCGCTTCATGAGGCTGGAATTACTTTAGCTGATATATCTCTTGTTATACCCCATCAGGCAAATATCAGAATTATAAACGCTCTTGCTGAAAAATTAGGACTTCCTGAAGATAAGGTTTTCAGTAATATTCATAAATACGGAAATACAAGTGCAGCCTCAATCCCAATAGCAATGTATGAGGCCTGGAAAGAAGGAAAAATTAAGAAAGGAGATTATATCCTCCTCACTGCATTTGGAGGAGGACTTACCTGGGGAGCAATTGTCCTCCAGTTTTAG
- the dcd gene encoding dCTP deaminase, with product MILSDRKIKELLDKKELVIEPLDEVQIQPSSVDLRLGNEFLIYPEEIEILDVKNPDLGNQLKKVVADEEGFVIQPKHFILATTREYIKLPDYLTAFVEGRSSLGRLGLFIENAGWVDAGFEGNITLEFYNANSRPLKIYPGMRICQLVFARMETPAENPYRGKYQGQRGTTASRIYMDKD from the coding sequence ATGATATTAAGCGACAGAAAGATAAAAGAACTTTTAGATAAGAAAGAGCTTGTTATAGAGCCTCTTGATGAAGTTCAGATACAGCCTTCTTCGGTAGATTTAAGACTGGGGAATGAATTCCTTATCTATCCAGAAGAAATAGAAATTCTTGATGTAAAAAATCCAGACCTTGGAAATCAGTTAAAAAAGGTTGTTGCAGATGAAGAAGGTTTTGTAATACAGCCTAAACATTTTATACTTGCAACAACCCGTGAGTATATAAAACTTCCGGATTATTTAACTGCTTTTGTTGAAGGAAGGTCTTCGTTAGGGAGATTAGGGCTGTTTATAGAAAATGCAGGCTGGGTTGATGCCGGTTTTGAGGGGAATATAACACTTGAGTTTTATAATGCCAACTCAAGACCTTTGAAAATCTATCCAGGAATGAGGATATGTCAGCTTGTTTTTGCCAGAATGGAAACTCCAGCAGAAAATCCATACAGAGGAAAATATCAAGGACAGAGAGGCACAACGGCCTCCCGTATTTATATGGATAAGGATTAA
- a CDS encoding bifunctional nuclease family protein yields the protein MIEMNVQGITLDPVTNMPIVILRGKETDHVLPIWIGIFEANAIAMQLEGITRPRPMTHDLINSIINSLNGVVEYIYIHDLRDNTYYAEISIKTESTPLKIDARPSDAINIALRSGAPIFVSEEVLQKSQSDESKLDASEEEIKEWLESIKPEDFESSL from the coding sequence ATGATTGAAATGAATGTGCAGGGAATAACTTTAGACCCTGTAACAAATATGCCTATAGTCATTCTTAGAGGGAAAGAAACTGACCATGTTCTTCCAATATGGATTGGGATTTTTGAAGCAAATGCCATTGCAATGCAGCTTGAAGGTATTACAAGACCACGACCAATGACCCATGACCTGATTAACAGTATTATCAACTCTTTAAATGGAGTTGTTGAATACATTTATATCCATGATTTAAGGGATAATACATACTACGCAGAAATTTCTATTAAAACAGAAAGCACTCCTTTAAAAATTGATGCAAGACCAAGTGATGCTATCAATATCGCCCTTAGAAGCGGAGCACCTATCTTTGTTTCTGAAGAAGTTCTACAGAAATCACAATCAGATGAAAGCAAATTAGATGCCTCTGAAGAAGAAATCAAAGAATGGCTTGAATCTATAAAACCTGAAGATTTTGAGTCTTCACTCTAA
- a CDS encoding prolyl oligopeptidase family serine peptidase has product MRKRYFSFLFLVFAVFSFISCHNDTSGERESTLIQAQEVATLDSDVVNTVLLAAQNPQPTAAAEKIAKFGAKIYKVLYWTTDDKGNKVKASGVMLLPVVEDPAIKDLYSAPIISDQHGTIFLDTEAPSNVIPKNIQEIVAYLKNPQGTPPQINPETIIALSYTGRLGFVTLMPDYIGYGVSKDHYHPYMIANSLANSAIDLINAALDYAEQNGEAVKREVYLAGYSEGGYATLATAKKIQETNQRFKVKAVFPMGGTYNLEILALGLLQQENMPFPPFIAYVAYAYAESYDNITLSDLINPPFDQKIPLYFDKTKDGETIYKDMLVTVCGIINPPPAYCSDPSIIPNFKVSYLFKQTMIQDFLTNENNPFRTDLRNNNVDNWIPAFPITFVHCEGDNILPYQLSYLTYENFKNHGVTTEFVNPEELFGTGYLDHPNCAKPAYNYLIYSLCVNEYGQEKCGTPPWEAENEN; this is encoded by the coding sequence ATGAGAAAAAGGTATTTTTCATTTTTATTTCTAGTATTTGCTGTTTTTTCATTTATAAGCTGTCATAATGACACAAGCGGAGAAAGAGAATCCACTCTTATTCAGGCACAGGAAGTAGCCACACTTGATAGTGATGTTGTAAATACAGTTTTATTAGCGGCACAAAACCCTCAGCCTACTGCTGCAGCGGAAAAAATAGCCAAATTCGGGGCAAAAATCTATAAAGTGCTTTACTGGACGACAGATGATAAAGGGAATAAGGTTAAAGCCTCAGGAGTAATGCTACTGCCTGTTGTAGAAGACCCGGCAATAAAAGATTTATATTCGGCTCCTATAATATCAGACCAGCATGGAACTATCTTTCTGGATACTGAAGCTCCTTCTAATGTAATTCCCAAAAACATACAGGAAATTGTAGCTTATCTGAAAAATCCACAGGGCACCCCTCCACAAATAAATCCTGAAACAATAATAGCCCTCAGTTATACAGGTAGACTTGGTTTTGTAACATTAATGCCTGATTATATTGGGTATGGCGTGTCAAAAGACCATTATCATCCATATATGATAGCTAATTCCCTTGCAAATTCTGCGATAGATCTAATAAATGCTGCTTTAGATTATGCAGAACAAAATGGTGAAGCAGTGAAAAGAGAAGTTTATCTGGCAGGATATTCTGAAGGAGGATATGCAACTTTAGCAACAGCCAAGAAAATACAGGAAACAAATCAAAGGTTTAAGGTAAAAGCTGTTTTCCCGATGGGTGGAACATATAATCTTGAAATACTTGCCCTGGGACTTCTTCAACAAGAAAATATGCCATTCCCTCCATTTATAGCTTATGTAGCCTATGCTTATGCTGAAAGCTATGACAACATAACACTCTCAGACCTTATAAATCCTCCATTTGACCAGAAGATACCCTTGTATTTTGATAAAACAAAAGATGGAGAAACCATTTACAAAGATATGTTAGTTACCGTATGCGGAATAATAAATCCTCCTCCTGCTTATTGCTCAGACCCAAGTATTATTCCTAACTTTAAAGTATCCTATTTATTCAAACAAACTATGATTCAAGACTTCCTTACAAACGAAAACAACCCATTTAGAACAGATCTGAGAAATAACAATGTTGATAACTGGATACCTGCGTTCCCTATAACATTTGTCCATTGTGAAGGGGACAATATACTACCTTACCAGCTTTCATATCTTACTTATGAAAACTTCAAAAACCATGGAGTAACTACAGAATTTGTAAATCCTGAAGAGTTATTTGGAACAGGTTATCTTGATCATCCTAACTGTGCTAAACCTGCATATAACTATCTGATTTACTCTTTATGTGTCAACGAATACGGACAGGAAAAATGTGGAACTCCACCTTGGGAAGCAGAAAACGAAAATTAA
- the rpmF gene encoding 50S ribosomal protein L32, giving the protein MAAPKRKKSKAKTAMRKAHWLKKVNIPGLSLCPECGQPKAPHRVCPHCGYYKDKEVIEVV; this is encoded by the coding sequence ATGGCAGCACCTAAGAGAAAGAAATCTAAAGCTAAAACAGCGATGAGAAAGGCACACTGGCTCAAAAAAGTAAATATACCAGGACTTTCACTTTGTCCTGAATGTGGACAGCCAAAGGCACCACATAGAGTATGCCCACATTGTGGATATTACAAAGACAAAGAGGTAATAGAGGTAGTATAA